One stretch of Schistocerca nitens isolate TAMUIC-IGC-003100 chromosome 11, iqSchNite1.1, whole genome shotgun sequence DNA includes these proteins:
- the LOC126212837 gene encoding phosphatidylinositol N-acetylglucosaminyltransferase subunit P has product MPEHTPAPTPARAVYGFVLYLASVTSAALFLLWAYVPPDVASSLGLSYLPQRYWAVALPVHLCVGLALFAFFFYPGLGLAMTPALSDPQTVGDGRGRGARNAAPAPGAVPPVGDLHVSEVCRHLYLGGQSG; this is encoded by the exons ATGCCCGAGCACACCCCGGCACCGACACCGGCGCGTGCCGTCTACGGGTTCGTCTTGTACCTGGCGTCCGTCACGTCGGCCGCACTCTTCCTGCTGTGGGCGTACGTGCCGCCGGATGTGGCATCTTCACTCGGTCTCAG CTACCTGCCCCAGCGCTACTGGGCCGTCGCCCTGCCGGTGCACCTGTGTGTCGGGCTGGCGCTGTTCGCATTTTTCTTCTACCCCGGACTGGGTCTCGCGATGACGCCCGCCCTCTCGGACCCGCAGACCGTCGGGGACGGGCGAGGCCGCGGGGCGCGGAACGCCGCGCCTGCGCCCGGTGCCGTACCCCCGGTGGGAGACCTACACGTCTCCGAG GTGTGCCGCCACCTGTACCTCGGGGGGCAGAGCGGCTGA